Within Primulina tabacum isolate GXHZ01 chromosome 5, ASM2559414v2, whole genome shotgun sequence, the genomic segment TTTCACCAGAATACAACAAAAGGACTCCAGAAAAGACCACACAAACAGTTCAATTTGAAAAAATCTAACCAACAGGTACAATGGCTAATGCCAAAGCATTCTTCTGGTCTAACTCTGTTGCAGCGGGAACAGGATCATTCAGACCCTGTATCAAAGACAAATGTGGTGATTGGTAAAAGCTTGCATTTCTTAAAACAGGAATCTCCGAACTAATAGTGAAAAAATAGATTCAGGTTCTTCTCCTATATCTTAATCACATACAAGCAAATCTGGCGGTTCAGCAGCTGGAGCTTCAGCTTTTACCGGTTCTATTACTTTTACCGGTTCTGGTGGAGGTGGGGATGGTGGACACTCTTCTTTCACCTCTGGACTCTTTTTATATTCTATCGCTAAGATCTCCTTGGGCTTATCATCAGCCTGTTTCATTGGGCACAATTAATTTTAACAATTGTTAAATATATTTGCCAACGATCTTTCCAGAGGAATATATCAATTCAAGCAATGGGACAGCTTTAAGATGTCATAGAACTTCTCCACAAAACAAGATTTTACAAACAAGTTGTATCACGAATTATGCTCACATGAGTTTAGACTTGCAAGCGAGACACAACAATGTAGACTGTGAGCACTAAGCAAGTACTTCACATTTTACCTTTTACCATATGAATATGATTGGGAAATGTTGCTACAACACCATTTCACACTCTCCGATTAACAGATGCAAAGACGGATGTTGAGTGAtggataataattttttttgacaaaaaaagaaattaattaataaaaataaaatgtatatcAAAAAAATAAGACATTCGTCTAGTCGGTctctaaaaaatataaattgacATCCCAATTGAATACTATGTCCCAACATGAAACAGTTCAAAGATTGTTGAGTCAGGCTAACATACCAGACCCTTGCGAACTGCAGAAGAACGTGGTGCCTCTCTCACAAACTCCTCCATGGCTTGAAGAAACGATGCAGGGGGCTATACAACACATCATGAAACAATGAAATGAGATACATATACAGGTCATAACGAATGACAAGAATTATAAAAAAGTAACTAAGAAGTCAAACCTGTTCAATTTTTATGTATCTTTCTCCCCGTTGAAGATCAAGGTTTTTACATACTTCATAGAATTCGGACAATCTTTCAGCCTAGAGATAATCgtgataaaattaaatatatcatgaCTAAATTATTTTCTAGAGAGATTCCTAAAAGTAAAAATACCAATCAAGTTATATTTTGTTTGATGGTTGTACCTGCACGCTAGCTCTCCTGTATATATCCAAAGCCTTGAGAGCATCAGGCCTTTGCATCTCAAAGAACTATCAGAAATTAAGTCGTCAGAATTTAAGTAATAGAGTACTCGGAGAAAGTCAGAAAAAGCAGAATTTACAAGGGTACCTTGTCTACCAAATTAACAGTACCATCACTAATGGCATTGTAAATTTTAATACTTTCCGAAGCAACCTAAAAATAATAAACATTAGATATGACACATAGCACTGTCCACTGCAAGCTAGTTATTctgaacataaacataaaatataacttaATGTACCATTGCAAGGGCCAATTGAATGACATGATTATGAATTGCTGCTCCTTGTGGCTGCATGACATCAACAACATACAAGTTCAACTATCTGATAGTCCACATATCAAACCAAGGTCATCGAACGGACCCTGAAAACCAATATTAATAAGATGACattcagaaaaaaataaaatattaatttacctGGCAGCTGAGCACACGAAAGAGAAGTTGCTGCAAAGAAGGTAGATGCTCGAGCAACTCTGGTGTGTCCAGATCTTTGGTTCTCTGAAATAATACTTGCATTTAGtggtaataaaaaaaaacaaatgacaaaaaattatttgttttcaTGCCTCACTGGTTTAGACACAACGAGATTAAGATTAAAGTTCGggaaaaaatcattaattacaAAATTCTGTAATCAGCACTGGCCTCCATAAAGCACATATTCTAACTCGTACCAGTACTTGGCCTTGATAATAATCGGAGGCTTCAACTTATTCTAATGTGATAGGAATATAGATATTAAATCAATTTCAAGCAGAGAGAttttattgaaattttttttaaaaaaaaaaaaaaaaaccaaagcACGACACAAACATAAAAAATACAGTgaatgtaaaataaaataaaataaaacgagAGAAAGGGATAGATATCTCACCAGATGATCAGCCTCTATATCATATTTCAGTATTCTAAAACACTCCAGCCTCTCCTCCAAATATAATGTATAGCAGCGTACCCAAGCAGAATAGTCCCAGGCTGGCCAAGTGATGCAGATGCATTTCATCGATAACTAATTATTTTGTGTACCTCTGAAGGACTATCCAAAATAAAACCCGTACCATTTGGACTGGAGTCATCCTtgaaatttgccaagttaagAATGTGGCCTCTGCTCCGACCATAATTGATAAGTTCTTCCTGGAATGTAGGATCCACTTCCCTTAGTGCACGATGAATAACAATCAAAGTTTTTAAGGCCACCTGCAAAACAGGCTCACCTGAGACTAAGATAGAGAATAACATGTTCAAGAGCATTATGTGGAAGCTCAATAATAATTTCGTTTCTCAAAATTGGAAGTAGAATGAATATGTGCACGGATATACACAAATACATATAGCCGTACAACTAAACAAAGAATCAaagatattaaaaataaatgatacTGGCTCCTTAACCATTTATAGTTCATATAAACCTTCATAACTACCAATATAGTATATCTAAACCTACAAATCAAGAGCACCCTTTGCTTAGCTGCATCACTATTCTCCACTAAATACACAATGAGTACAAGCATTTCTTAGAAAGAGTAACACGAAAAGATGTTTCATGGAGTGGCCACTGGCCAACAAAATAGCTTAAGTGGAATAGCTGTAGTTTTCTAGAAAGTTAAATATTCATGTAATCTCGGATGTGTATGGGTTgaattgtttttttctttttataaaaaaacactAGTTCAAATCCATGCTAAGTGAAACAAAGGTCGAGAATCTATGTGTCACATGCATTCTCCGCCTAAGTGTTTTGCTTGGACGTGAGATGCCCCAACTTTCCCATCTTTTCCCAATAATCTTTTGAAAGAAATTTGAGCTCTtgaaaaatgatcatatctTTCCCTTTATACCAGAGTTTTTAGGTTAAAACTTCTTTAAGTTTCCCCATTAACGTTATGACAAGAAGCAGCAGCCGCTGCATGGTAGAAGCAAAATCATACAACCAACTCTCGTACTTAGTTCAACAGCTATACCAAACTTGCACTGTTAGAAAAAGGTTAGAGAACTAAACATGATAATATATTAAACAAAACCGAGATTAATGATAATCTTTATGCAGATATACCGCCCAATTTTGAGTCTTCGACAACCTTCTTGCAAGAGCATGTATGCAATATGCAACATCTGCTCGTGGTTGTGTCGCCAATACACAAGAAAAGACAGCTGAAAATGACAAACCATGATCAGTAAATGAATCCCCCCTTTAAAATACAATCATCGGGAAATAAGAGGCAGATAGGCAATATTATCTATAAATGAATGCCCACCTCTAATGTGTTTCTCTTTTGCAGGGCGTTCGACGTGATTTGTCGCCCTAACAACAGCAATGTCCACTTCCTGTATGAGCAAAAACCCGACCAATATCAGGCATCCTGATTGTTAAAAGTAACCATTTCTAtgtaaaatgaattttttttgatAATAACCTTGTAGTCACTATTAATTTTCGCCAAATTAACAGTGGTGGAATCCTTAAGTGCACCAAGAGTTTTTCTTAAACTGCTCTGCGTTCCCCCACTAAACATTCTCTCTCTTAACTATGAATTCTGAGAAAAAAAGAATCCAAAAGCTGAGTAATTACCATTCCCAACTTCCTTTAACCAATCTTGACTTACAATTAACCAAAAACTGAACATAATCTATCACATGAaagaaattttcaaaatagcAAACAGTCTATTTCTGCCacatgaataaaaatataagccatctcttcatcaaaatcaagaaataaaCTCAAACTATCAACACAAGATTCCAGATTATTGATCCTTTCGTACTTCTTTACATAAATTGATATAAAAGCATCCAAGTACAAAACAAagaaacaagaagaaaaacaaagaaCATACAAAAGGAAGCAATAatatgcaataataataataataataataagcgGCAAAATATAAACTAAATCACACAAGAAAACCACTTTACCAAAATTCTACAACATAATTCAACAAAGCAACACAAACccacaaaagataaagaaaaataCCACCAAGAAAATCAATCTGATCATGAACGCTGTGTCAACAAGAAAAAACCAAAAGATCGAAGACGGCGCATAAACCCACCTTACAGACTCAATCTTTCACTCCCGGGGACACAAAcaaaaactcaaattttgaatgcagagagaaaattttaaagaaaaaaaaccaAGAAAAGTCAGACCTTGAGCTCAAAAATGAGGGACAGAGAGAGAAAGTTAGGGAGCTAGTCTTTTTCCTTGTTGGCTGTCAGCCTGTACCGAATAATTTTTTCTCATAGCCCGTCGGCGTCCATATTCTGAATATATTTTACGAGATAATACTCATTTTCGTCTTTTTCGTTAACCGTTTTTTTCATTTCAGTCCCTCATGATTTTTGAATGCTTAAATAATCCTTCATGTTTTCAAAATATTCCCGAATTGGTCCCTACCGTTATCCTGACGTTAAGATTAACGTTGACTCATTTACCTTTTACTCCCAAACTCTACAAGAACCCTAATCCCCAAATTAGACGTATGAAGGAAAGGGAAAGGCGAACTCGAAGAAAGGGAAGGGCGAACTCGAAGAAACACCACCGATTCGATGGGGGGTACGTCAAAGGGTTGGGTTATCTTCATGGCTCTGGCCTACCGTTGTTGGGAACAAATTTACGCATCCAGACATGCTTACCATCGATGGAAAATTTTGCTTTGCACATCTCATTTTCAGAGACGGGGTAACCTTTAGAGAATGTAGCAAACATGGTTCTCACGTATAGTGCCAGCTCGTTTGCCTGAACCACGTTGCTTTGGGAAGGAAGGGTGTCTACTTGAATGTTTATGTTAGAGAAGCTTTGCATCAAAGGGTCGTCATAAGATGACTGTGCCATCATCGGGTTCAAACCTAGTGCAGCATGGCCTTGCATGCTCATCTGGCTATCGTTCAAGCTTTCACCAAAACCACCATAACAGGCTTTCTCCATAAATGTCGGATAGTACAGGAATGTATACTTGCTTAATCAGGTTTTGAATTTCATGGTAAGCAGTAAGTCGACGGAGGTGGAAATATTTGAGAGTGAGATCCTTTTACACGATGCTCTGAGTGAGCGGAATTTCAGTTGCTTCAAATTGGAGCGGGAACTGGGCATCATCCATGCACTTGAGGCATGCTATGGCCTCATCAGCTAGTTCGTTGATAAGAAACAGAGGTTGCGACAAGATCTTACTTATGGCATTGCTAAAGCCTAACCGTTCGAACCAAAGCCACAGTCCCATGATCTGCAGGCAGTCTAAGTGATTGCGACAAGATCTTACTTATGAGTCAACGTTAATCTTAACGTCAGGATAACGGTAATGACCAATTCGGGAATATTTTGAAAACATGAAGGATTATTTAAGCAGTCAAAAATCACGAAGGACTGAAATGAAAAAAACGGTTAACGAAAAGGACGAAAATGGGTATTATCCCATAAATATAAACATTGAGCATATATTATACATCTTTCTTCCAGATTGGGCCGTAAGATTTGCCGTAGAATAAACGGGTAGACCTGTGTAGGGCAGCCTTGTTAAGTATAACTTAAATTTGTCTTCACTATAAACATTGAGCCCTGGAtcaaatttttatgattatatattattattattattattatataattttttattgggatattatatattattactgATTTTGacgaaaatttaatttaatccgAAAAGTTTAATCCAATTTAAAACGCACTCCTCAGAAATATCATTTCAGGTCTATGActtttaaaatcttttaatttaatctgaAAACTCTTCCCAAATCCACGAACAAAATAAATCCTAAATGATAATATCATAGAATTAATgttacataaaaaaattaatagaacTTTTCGAGGATGACATCGATAATTTcgaattaaaatatgatttttgaatatcaaattaaagaaataaatcaAAAGGTCACTTGGAATATCAAATGAAGTATAATGAATTTTGTCCAACTTTTACTATGTCCCACAAACTTTGTCGCGGCTTTCTTGAACTCAGATTTAAATTTTAGTAATAATTTGTTGAGTAGGTatattgtgagacggtatcacgaatttttatctatgagacgggtcaactctaccgatattcacaataaaaagtaatattattagcataaaaataatatttttcatggaagacccaaataagaaatttgtcttacaaaatacgacacgtgagaccgtctcacacaaatttttgcctaatTTGTTATCTTCACCTAGGGTTGAGCAAAAATAAAAAAGCGAAACATGATCGTTGAGCTTTCGATTTCTTTTGAGTTATTATATACTATATTAAAAGTGTTTTTCTATGTATTCTAATGATCTATATCTTTATATTCTAAGAACTAACATTTTTTACTAcatcatataaaaaaatatttcagaatatGCGTCTCTCACATTTTTATAAGAGTTAATATATATGCTGATACTCTAaggactaattttttttacaacatCCTATGGAAGAAATACTTCAAGATCATGCGAATATCTCACATCTTTATAGAAATTGATATGTATGTTGATACTCTAAGGACTAACATTTTTTACAACATCATATGAAATAAATACTTTCAGGTATAACATTGAATATTCAAACATTTAGAGTAttaaaaaatacaaacaaacaaTTTCGGAATAATatctcaataaaatattttaaagttggATGGCATAGATTTAAATAATTCTATAAGATGTAACCGTTATACTAAAAAATATGAGTTACAGCAATAAATTTGTtggaaagaaaaaagaaaaaaaagcaTAAGTATGTggtcaaataatattttttacatgaTCTGATATTCGTATaacaaaattgactcgtgaaCCGTCTAGTTTTTTGTAATTCGTATGTTATTCATATTACATATTAGGTAATTGCtttactatattattattaagCATGAAGatcttataaataatttaatttttggtGCTATGATTTGTTTTTCAATGTTCTttgtaattttatatattatccaATAttccaaaaacaaaaaaacaaaaacaaaattattgtagtaaattcactaaaatataataattcaattttattcaaatttaattgtagagaaaattttattagaaaacataataaatttaaaattagataatatcataatatttaaataattattagaaaatattataaaaataataatctctAAAGATTTTTAGTTTCAATATAATCTCTacatacaaaaaatattaaatattaaaatataatccaCGAATGGTGTGTGTGAAATTGTACTAgtatttattgaataaaaactaagttaatttataggcaagaaaaaaaaataattaaatccgAAGTGAGTTTTAGATGTAGAGAGTTCAATAATCTCATTGCTTTCAAATACATCAACCACTACACATGCCTCAAATAAATCAAATACAACATAAATCATATTTCTATTTATAATAATAGATACAATCATAATGTTTCAAAGTATATCTATTTCCctagataaataaaaataataatacgataaagaaatattttatttattattgcaTAAACATCTTCGAAAAGACCTAGaaaaatattttcgaaaacacCTTAAACTATTTTCACCGCGATAATACTTAATTAGTGAGCTACAAGTTTAAATAACTCATTTTTTCGGTTTATAAAAGTTTAAATAACTCTTTTTTTAATTGCaattaaataattcaaattttactAGCGTAGTTATGTACCAAGAAAAATGGGTTTTTGattctattttaaattattaaattttttgtatctataatagatataatatttaattcgTATGACACACAATCATTGTTACttgctagttttttttttttttggttatatTAAGATGTCaatgaatttattattatacctaattatgatttttatacataaaatatttataaatattattatattgtaGTAAAATTACGTCACTTCAAAAATGTTTTCATTTACTTCCAAAGTAAAAAAAGCAACAATAAATTACAATATCTATTAGGCTTTAATTTCTACCCCAaagttttatcattttagggATTTAATCTAGGATTATTTTTCCGAAATCGACGTttcaatattataaattataaataagaaggaaaaaaaaacaatatacaATGGTTCATTAACCCAAAGATCCGTCTGGTACTACAACAAGAACCGAGGGAGAACAGGAGAAGTAGAGTTATCCCCGCAAAGAAAAAAGGCAAAATCGATGGTCCAACAGACAAAAATATAGAGTGTTAGCTTATGTTTGAGAACAGTAAAATCCTAAATTTACACTTTATTTCCACAGCAAAAATTAGGCCATATGTGCAGCAGCCGGCAGGGATTCAGTTCCCCTGTTTCAATGAAATTTATAAACTCTCAATGAAAAACACTGACTATTGGACTTCGTCGTAATTACCACCGTTTGGATGCTGGGATCGATGACATGATAATAAGAATTTATGAATGAGCGTGATAAAACGTAAGATAtggataatatgattatttttatttttatttttatttattgttgaactCGAGCCAAACTTATATCATTCGCATCATGTCCGAAGAATTTGgttaaaaattaattcaagacTTCATTACGCGTTTGTGTTCAGTTAATTTTGAATGGATTTCGAAGtctgttttattttattgatttgaCTCTACTCTCTCCTTCTCTCTCCATTTTAATTTGGCTCTATTCTGCCGACACAAATTACATGATTTACTCACTCACTGCACAAGTATGTAACAAAGAAAAAATCCATCAAGCATGCTTTTAAACATGACTACTTTTTGGCATAAATAGCGCATTAGCAGTTAAAGCAACGTTAGTTTTGTGTAAAAAAACGCAGTATCAGTTTGTTGATGGGAAAATCACAAAAAtaatttcatatatataatttttcaaaatataaactCCTCGTTTTATAACATATATCCTGTCATGCTTaagaatatgtatttatataatatCTTCAAGTCTAAACTTTATCCTACGTTCAGAACTATTATAaagaaatattaatatattttttagatgtataaatttatatacctactttttaaaaagaaaattcaaccaacaTCTACTGATTGCCCATATGGTCTGGGGACCCGATGGGGTTTCGTTCCCgttcttcatttccttcttcTCGACGGCATTTTTGGTGTCAAGACCAGTAGGGTCGTAATGTAGGGGAGGCAATAGAAGGGTTCAATCAAAGAGATATTTGAGCGATTCCCCTGCCAGCCAGGCCAGAAATGAAAAGATGGGGCAAACAAATTTGTTCACGGGTTCTTAAATAGGATCTGGCATATCCCTTTTCCACatttaattttacttttaattttccaaaataaatttctgaatcATGCAAAATGCAACCAtgtatcatatcatatcatggtttttatttctttcttttaGCATctgcttttatttttattttacgaaaaattcaaatttagatCTTTTGGATGAAGTGACGTATATAAATTTTACattggaatttaatgtaatgtCATGAATATCAGGAaaatcatgatatatatataaaaaattcattCACCCTTGAATAAAACCTTATAAATGCACCTTACCCACCCACTTTAAAATACCACAAACAGCTCACGATAATATCACCACTTTGGGTGTGTGAGAAATGGGGCGTTTTGCTAATGTTTTCTTGGTGTTCATGCTTGCCATGCTCATGGGTTAGTTTTCTTGCCTCCTAATTGAACTCATATTCATGCGTTTTTGCTACTTGAAACACTATTTTCATATCAAGTTTACACATTTTTTAGAACTCGTGCATCATTAATCCAACTATTTGCTGAATGTTTTCATATCGGATGGCCTATTATTTAGGTTCACGACTCTCGAGCCATTTCCATTGAATGAGTTGAGAGTAATCTTTTCCTTACCGTATTGTAACATGTATGGGATGCCATTGTTTTGGTAAAAGACTCAAACACATAAAATCAGTCTGGAAAATTGGCTTATATAAACTGGTAAAAAAATTGGCTTATATAAACTGGTAAAAAAATTGGGTATAATTTATTCCAATTAAATGACCAAAAGCCTACACCGATGACTGCCATGATCATGTGATTCGCCACGAATTGAAAACTCTGGTGGAAATCAGACCAAACGAGATTTTGACCAATCTGACGGAATGAAAAGCTATATAGAATTAACTTAAAAGGACCATATTTGCCTTTTCTCCCCATGATTTTAAACTAGGtcctaaatttcaaaaaaaaaaaaaaagaaaaaaaacaataacTTCATGAGCTATTGACTATTGTAGAGGTAAATGTTAAGATTATTTGACAATGTATTTTGCTAACCAATTGATGTAACGTTTAAAAATAGGGATTGGGCCAATGGTGGGAGAGGCGAGGTTCTGCGAGTCCCAAAGCTTCCGTTTCAAGGGACCTTGCGCGAGCGATACCAACTGCGCGTCAGTTTGCCACACAGAGGGCTTTCCCGGCGGAAACTGCCGAGGATTCCGCCGCCGTTGTTTCTGCACCAAGCCTTGCTAAACCTTAATATCCtctaataattatataataaattaaatgctTGTCTTAATTTGGTGATGGGTTTTGTATGCATGCAAtctatctttcaattttttgtcTTTCTGTTTGTGTTGTTGAGGATGCTGGCCAATTTGTTAATAGTCTCTTGCGTGGAGACTAATTAATTACAAGGTGTAAAGTACTACTAATAATATTGGTCATGTTCTATATATAATAAATGTTACTCTAAAATTAAAATCTAAATCGAacgaagtatatatatatatattcccatTATATTATAGTTATAACGCATTTTCTGATACACAAAATAATatagataaataatataatgcatatagtTACACTGTTACTTTTTTAAGAGCCATTTACGGATCATGACATAATAATATACATAatggaaattttttaaaaaatcatcctgtaaatcgatatatatatattttgttctctaaatgatttaaattagtAGCGTTCGCATTCGACGATTGTCTTTATTATATCAACACGAGTATTTTCAGCGTACTTTTGTCATCATTCACACACACATGAAAAACTTAATAAGGAGTTATCAATCTAATCATTCTTCAAAGTCAAGCATATTTTAATGTGAAGTAGTGATGTACTCCAGAAAAAATATGCAACTTATTAATATGAGTTGCATCCTCAATTGCACAGTCTTGgagtcatttttttttattgtaagaTCGATTTATTCATCTTTTCTTTCGATTAGAAACATGTCAGGAATGGTTCTTTGCACCTTAGCACGATGACATCATTGTCCCGTGAACATGTTATAAGGAAATGActgaaacataaaaaaaacaaaaacaaaaacaaaaaaagtattaagaacaaattttattaattgGCGGAGTAAAGTCGTTTCTACGTTTTTTCGAAAAACTTTCCGTACATAATTCACAGAAAtatgttataaaaatatatataaaaagatgTAAATCACTTGTGATATTATTAAATACATTAATTTGGATAAGGTAGCGGCTAAGGCTTCAAGGTCCTGACTCATTTTTCTTGGACAAAATGTCTTCTACCGAGAAAGTTAAAGGTGCCTTGCATCATTTAGAAAATTcggtttcaaaatattttgcgTCGGTGATGGTGTAGGACATAAAGAATAATATTATCCAAAATCACTATGAATGTGAATTAATGGTTCTCACCGTTGGTTCAAGGAGaaaggtattttttttaaaaaaaattattcaaaagtgaatgattttattattaatcGTTGTGCATGCAGTCAAAGTCCTATAATCAAAATATACAGAGAGAAAATCAAGAGTTTATAAGTAAAAAATATCTTCATTAGTTTGAGATTTTTGAGTAGGAACACGTgggtttatttcatcctacccATATGGGCATTGTCCCTATGATAGGATGGATGACCAGGATTTGCCCATGTATATATAGGActcacttttttttttgaaattgtatgtgtgaCAAGATCTTACCCGTTGAAATGAAGTGAGGGTAGTGCCCACATGGATAGGATCTCATTAACCCGAAAAGGTTTATTTCATCCTACACATATGGACATTGTCCCTATGATAGGATGGATGGCCAGGATTTGTCCATGAATATATAGGActcatttttttttgaaattatatgcGTGACAAGGACTTATCCGTTGAAATGAAGTGAGGGTAATGTCCACATAAAAAGGATCTCGTTAACCCGCAAACGTGACGTAGAATCCCAAATTTTTAGTTATCAATCCTGTCTACTCGCACTTTGGAAATTTGAAAGCGTCAACAAGTTGGCTCATGGGAACTTgaaaagttatttaattaacaccACACATGTAGCCATCTATATGGACGTTTAATAGTGCGTTAGATGGTTGCTATCTACAAGCTTAAAAATGGCAAATTATAgtgtaaataaatatttattcttattttatcaatatattaaaatattttttagttgtttatatgatttatttattaattgaaattttATGAATATATTACTATAATATGGATACAGaaaagtaatattattttattatatatttataaatatgcataaaataaatgttttgattatataatttatttattgagaTAATTAATGGAACTTAATTGACATAACGAATTAGCCCTTGGGAACTTTAAATTTCCGTCTTAACTGGAATAAGTGTAGATCAGATGTAATATATGCTATAAATTCCATATGCAGTTCAAGGTCATTTGCTGAGAGACTTGTTGCTTTTGCTTGCGTAGAAGGGATTTTCTTCTCGGGGAGGTATACTTCTACAATATTTTGTACCCATCCTGATTTGCTTATATAAAGGTACCTCTTTTGATCTcaaaaaatttaacatttttctttattcTCAGCTTCTGTGCGATTTTTTGGCTTAAGAAGAAGGGATTGATGCCAGGTTTGACATtctcaaatgagcttatttct encodes:
- the LOC142546166 gene encoding putative clathrin assembly protein At5g35200, translating into MFSGGTQSSLRKTLGALKDSTTVNLAKINSDYKEVDIAVVRATNHVERPAKEKHIRAVFSCVLATQPRADVAYCIHALARRLSKTQNWAVALKTLIVIHRALREVDPTFQEELINYGRSRGHILNLANFKDDSSPNAWDYSAWVRCYTLYLEERLECFRILKYDIEADHLRTKDLDTPELLEHLPSLQQLLFRVLSCQPQGAAIHNHVIQLALAMVASESIKIYNAISDGTVNLVDKFFEMQRPDALKALDIYRRASVQAERLSEFYEVCKNLDLQRGERYIKIEQPPASFLQAMEEFVREAPRSSAVRKGLADDKPKEILAIEYKKSPEVKEECPPSPPPPEPVKVIEPVKAEAPAAEPPDLLGLNDPVPAATELDQKNALALAIVPVGSPAQPASNGPNLANGTTGWELALVTAPSSNESTAASSKLAGGLDKLTLDSLYDDAIRRNNQQNVSYNPWDQAPMANSMMPQVAHDPFYGSNAIAAPNFVQIGRMANQQQSLMYYPQQQMMFMGQPPPPLMIMRQPPPMNPFGNAHIASGHSYGLGMAVQANNPYSGLI